The following are encoded together in the Bradyrhizobium sp. CCGUVB1N3 genome:
- a CDS encoding DUF1236 domain-containing protein, giving the protein MRNRILALAALGVALGAPVAAQAQADVTIGRAPAVVERSPGIAVEQRPAFRDYVVEQRVPAFSVPDRIVVGSVLPETGITYYDVPQRFGPTTYRYTVVNGETVLVEPRSRRIVELID; this is encoded by the coding sequence CAGCGCTTGGCGTCGCGCTCGGCGCGCCCGTCGCGGCGCAAGCCCAGGCCGACGTCACGATCGGCCGTGCGCCTGCCGTGGTCGAGCGCAGTCCCGGCATCGCCGTCGAACAACGTCCGGCGTTTCGCGACTATGTCGTCGAGCAGCGCGTGCCGGCCTTCAGCGTGCCGGACCGCATCGTGGTCGGCTCCGTGCTGCCGGAGACCGGCATCACCTATTACGACGTGCCGCAGCGCTTCGGCCCGACGACCTATCGCTACACCGTCGTGAACGGCGAGACCGTGCTGGTCGAGCCACGCTCGCGACGCATCGTCGAGTTGATCGACTAA
- the glyS gene encoding glycine--tRNA ligase subunit beta, which produces MPDLLLELFSEEIPARMQAKAADDLRRMVTDKLVAEGLVYEGAKAFATPRRLALTVHGIPARQPDLKEERRGPRVGGPEPAIQGFLKATGLASLSEAKIQSDKKGDFYIALIEKPGRAAIDVIAEILPVIIRTFPWPKSMRWGARSAKSGSLNWVRPLHAITATFGLETEEPDVVKFSVDGIETGQTTYGHRFLAPAAINVRRFEDYEAKLLNAKVVLDPERRKDSILTDAKQLAFAQGFELVEDQNLLDEVAGLVEWPVVLMGSFDQEFLSIPAEVIRATIRNNQKCFVVSDPKTGKLASKFIPVANIEATDGGKAIVSGNERVIRARLSDAKFFYETDLKTKLEDRLPKFEQIVFHEKLGTQAERIKRIERLAAEIAPLVGADVTKAKRAAHLAKADLLTEVVGEFPEVQGLMGKYYALAQGEDASVAAACEEHYKPQGPADRVPTDPISVAVALADKLDTLAGFWAIDEKPTGSKDPYALRRAALGVIRLIAENTLRLSIQKLAQSARAGLLETGTSQGLIDGHKIAIDLLAFFADRLKVQLREQGARHDLVDAVFALGGQDDILMIVRRVEALGKFLDSDDGKNLLAGTKRASNILAIEEKKDKRTFDGAPDAALYSLTEEKALAKAIGEVKAEAGAAVAKEDFAGAMSAMAKLRPPVDAFFDKVRVNDEDPKVRENRLTLLNEIRSATRAVADFSKIQD; this is translated from the coding sequence ATGCCCGATTTGTTGCTGGAGCTGTTCTCCGAGGAAATCCCCGCGCGCATGCAGGCCAAGGCGGCCGACGACCTGCGCCGCATGGTCACCGACAAGCTCGTTGCCGAAGGCCTCGTCTATGAAGGCGCGAAAGCGTTCGCGACGCCGCGCCGTCTCGCACTCACCGTGCACGGCATCCCCGCGCGCCAGCCTGATCTCAAGGAAGAGCGCCGTGGTCCGCGCGTCGGCGGACCCGAGCCTGCGATCCAGGGATTTTTGAAAGCCACCGGCCTTGCCTCGCTCAGCGAAGCGAAGATCCAGAGCGACAAGAAGGGCGACTTCTACATCGCGCTGATCGAGAAGCCGGGCCGTGCGGCGATCGACGTGATCGCCGAGATCCTCCCCGTGATCATCCGCACCTTCCCCTGGCCGAAATCGATGCGCTGGGGCGCGCGCTCGGCCAAGTCGGGCTCGCTCAACTGGGTGCGTCCGCTGCACGCGATCACCGCGACCTTCGGGCTCGAGACCGAAGAGCCCGATGTGGTGAAATTCTCGGTCGACGGCATCGAGACCGGCCAGACCACCTATGGTCATCGCTTCCTGGCACCAGCCGCGATCAACGTGCGCCGCTTCGAGGACTACGAGGCAAAACTGCTCAACGCGAAAGTCGTGCTCGATCCGGAGCGCCGCAAGGATTCGATCCTGACCGACGCCAAGCAGCTCGCATTTGCGCAGGGCTTTGAGCTGGTCGAAGACCAGAACCTGCTCGACGAGGTCGCAGGTCTCGTCGAATGGCCGGTCGTGCTGATGGGCTCGTTCGACCAGGAGTTCTTGTCGATCCCGGCGGAAGTGATCCGCGCCACCATCCGCAACAACCAGAAGTGCTTCGTGGTGAGCGATCCCAAAACGGGCAAGCTCGCGAGCAAGTTCATCCCGGTCGCGAATATCGAGGCGACCGACGGCGGCAAGGCGATTGTCTCCGGCAATGAGCGCGTGATCCGCGCGCGGCTGAGCGATGCGAAGTTCTTCTACGAGACCGATCTCAAGACGAAGCTCGAAGACCGGCTGCCAAAATTCGAGCAGATCGTGTTCCACGAGAAGCTCGGCACGCAAGCCGAGCGCATCAAGCGCATCGAGCGGCTCGCCGCCGAGATCGCGCCGCTGGTCGGTGCTGATGTCACCAAGGCCAAGCGCGCCGCGCATCTGGCAAAGGCAGATTTGCTGACGGAAGTCGTCGGCGAATTCCCCGAGGTGCAAGGCTTGATGGGCAAGTATTATGCGCTTGCCCAGGGCGAGGATGCGTCCGTCGCGGCCGCCTGTGAAGAGCACTATAAGCCGCAAGGGCCGGCGGATCGCGTGCCGACCGATCCGATCAGTGTCGCGGTGGCACTCGCGGACAAGCTCGATACGCTCGCCGGCTTCTGGGCGATCGACGAGAAGCCGACGGGAAGCAAGGACCCCTATGCGCTGCGCCGTGCGGCGTTGGGCGTGATCCGGTTGATTGCCGAGAACACGCTTCGCCTGTCGATTCAAAAGTTGGCTCAATCGGCAAGGGCAGGGTTACTGGAGACCGGAACCAGCCAGGGCCTCATCGATGGCCACAAGATTGCGATTGATCTCCTCGCCTTCTTCGCCGATCGCCTCAAAGTCCAGCTCCGCGAGCAGGGCGCGCGTCACGATCTCGTCGACGCCGTGTTCGCGCTCGGCGGCCAGGACGATATTCTGATGATCGTTCGTCGTGTCGAGGCGCTCGGCAAGTTCCTCGACTCCGACGACGGCAAGAACCTGCTGGCCGGGACCAAGCGCGCCAGCAACATCCTCGCGATCGAGGAGAAGAAGGACAAGCGTACGTTCGACGGCGCACCCGATGCGGCGCTCTACAGCCTCACGGAGGAAAAGGCGCTGGCGAAGGCGATCGGCGAGGTGAAGGCGGAAGCAGGCGCTGCCGTCGCGAAGGAAGATTTCGCCGGCGCGATGAGCGCAATGGCAAAACTCCGTCCGCCGGTCGATGCCTTCTTCGACAAGGTTCGCGTCAACGACGAGGATCCGAAAGTGCGCGAGAACCGCCTGACGCTGCTGAACGAGATTCGCAGCGCCACGCGTGCGGTGGCGGACTTCTCGAAGATCCAGGACTGA
- a CDS encoding glycine--tRNA ligase subunit alpha codes for MDASLPAHMRPDRSFQGLILALQRYWADYGCVILQPYDMEVGAGTFHPATTLRALGPKPWNAAYVQPSRRPKDGRYGENPNRLQHYYQFQVILKPSPPDLQELYLKSLAAIGIDSAVHDIRFVEDDWESPTLGAWGLGWECWCDGMEVSQFTYFQQVAGVECAPVAGELTYGLERLACYLQGVDRIMDLNFNGREDDQKVTYKDVFFQAEQEYSRHNFEHADTAMLFEQFKMAEEACKKYLAAGWREASNRREHLMALPAYDQCIKASHVFNLLDARGVISVTERQSYIFRVRELAKACGEAWVHTEAGGVA; via the coding sequence ATGGACGCCTCATTGCCCGCCCATATGCGCCCGGACCGCTCGTTCCAGGGCCTGATCCTGGCGCTGCAACGCTATTGGGCGGATTACGGCTGCGTGATCCTCCAGCCCTATGACATGGAGGTCGGCGCCGGCACCTTCCACCCTGCGACCACCCTGCGCGCGCTCGGCCCGAAGCCGTGGAATGCCGCCTATGTGCAGCCCTCGCGCCGGCCGAAGGACGGCCGCTACGGCGAGAACCCCAACCGGCTCCAGCACTATTACCAGTTCCAGGTGATCCTCAAGCCGTCGCCGCCGGACCTCCAGGAGCTGTACCTGAAGTCGCTCGCCGCGATCGGCATCGACTCCGCCGTGCACGACATCCGCTTCGTCGAGGACGACTGGGAGAGCCCGACGCTGGGCGCGTGGGGCCTGGGGTGGGAATGCTGGTGCGACGGCATGGAAGTGTCGCAGTTCACCTACTTCCAGCAGGTTGCCGGCGTCGAATGCGCGCCGGTCGCGGGCGAACTCACCTATGGGCTCGAGCGGCTAGCCTGCTATTTGCAGGGCGTCGACCGCATCATGGACCTCAACTTCAACGGCCGCGAAGACGACCAGAAGGTCACTTATAAGGACGTCTTCTTTCAAGCCGAGCAGGAATATTCGCGGCACAATTTCGAACATGCCGACACCGCGATGCTGTTCGAGCAGTTCAAGATGGCGGAAGAGGCCTGCAAGAAATACCTCGCGGCCGGCTGGCGCGAAGCCAGCAACCGCAGGGAGCACCTGATGGCGCTGCCGGCCTATGACCAGTGCATCAAGGCGAGCCACGTGTTCAATCTGCTCGATGCGCGCGGCGTCATCTCGGTGACCGAGCGGCAGAGCTACATTTTCCGGGTGCGCGAGCTTGCCAAGGCTTGCGGCGAGGCCTGGGTGCACACCGAAGCGGGCGGAGTGGCCTGA
- a CDS encoding S49 family peptidase, whose product MAEQLNDPSTSGLIDKCIQYLPARFRPGAAVVPVVRLSGVIGAVTPLRPGMTLAGVARVLERAFSFRNAKAVALVINSPGGSPVQSRQIYLRIKQLAAEKKLPVLVFVEDVAASGGYMIACAGDEIFCDPSSILGSIGVVGGSFGFQEAIKRLGIERRLYTAGEHKAMLDPFLPENPDDVARLKKLQRDIHAIFIALVKESRGARLKGGEDALFTGEYWAGDTAISLGLADGIGDLRSTLRARYGEKVLTPVIAQPTGLLAGLFGRKSPGAGQLSALEGTVGLPDELISALETRAIWAKFGF is encoded by the coding sequence ATGGCCGAACAATTGAACGATCCCAGCACGTCCGGCCTGATCGACAAATGCATTCAGTACCTTCCGGCGCGCTTTCGCCCCGGGGCCGCGGTCGTGCCGGTGGTGCGGCTCTCCGGTGTGATCGGTGCGGTGACGCCACTGCGGCCGGGCATGACGCTCGCCGGCGTGGCGCGGGTGCTGGAGCGCGCCTTCTCCTTCCGCAATGCCAAGGCGGTGGCGCTCGTGATCAACTCGCCCGGCGGCTCGCCGGTGCAGTCGCGCCAGATCTATCTGCGCATCAAGCAGCTCGCGGCCGAGAAGAAGCTGCCGGTGCTGGTGTTCGTCGAGGACGTCGCTGCCTCCGGCGGCTACATGATCGCCTGCGCGGGCGATGAGATCTTCTGCGATCCCTCCTCGATCCTCGGCTCGATCGGCGTGGTCGGCGGCAGCTTCGGTTTCCAGGAGGCGATCAAGCGGCTCGGCATCGAGCGGCGGCTCTATACCGCCGGCGAGCACAAGGCGATGCTCGATCCGTTCCTGCCCGAAAACCCCGATGACGTGGCGCGGCTGAAGAAGCTCCAGCGCGACATCCACGCGATCTTCATCGCACTCGTGAAGGAGAGCCGCGGCGCGCGCCTGAAGGGCGGCGAGGACGCGCTGTTCACCGGCGAATATTGGGCGGGTGACACTGCAATCTCGCTGGGCCTTGCCGACGGGATCGGCGATCTCCGCTCAACTCTTCGTGCCCGCTATGGCGAGAAGGTTCTCACCCCCGTGATCGCGCAGCCGACCGGGCTGCTGGCGGGCTTGTTTGGCCGCAAATCACCCGGCGCTGGCCAGCTTTCGGCCCTGGAAGGGACGGTCGGGCTGCCGGATGAACTGATTTCGGCGCTGGAAACGCGGGCGATTTGGGCGAAATTCGGGTTCTAG
- a CDS encoding tRNA1(Val) (adenine(37)-N6)-methyltransferase encodes MTELAQSVTEDGLTEDAFLDGQLRLMQKRSGHRAGHDAILLAAATAAKAGDRVVDFGAGVGAAGLALARRVPGISLTLVEIDAELGSLARANAAANAIEAETIVLDVTAGAESFAASGLSPDSIDVVLMNPPFNDAVRHRGSPDQARHVAHVATEETLHAWVHAARRILKSGGVLTLIWRADGIADVLTALSRGFGSLAVLPVHGDAEKPAIRVLVRAIKGGRAPTRILPSLMLNEESRVPKKELREVLSGRAVLPLATA; translated from the coding sequence ATGACTGAACTCGCCCAAAGCGTCACGGAGGATGGCCTCACCGAGGACGCGTTCCTGGACGGGCAATTGCGGCTGATGCAGAAGCGGTCCGGCCACCGCGCCGGTCACGATGCGATCCTGCTGGCCGCGGCGACCGCGGCCAAGGCAGGCGATCGCGTGGTCGATTTCGGCGCTGGCGTCGGCGCGGCGGGGCTGGCGCTGGCGCGTCGCGTCCCCGGGATCAGCCTGACCCTGGTCGAGATCGATGCGGAGCTTGGCAGCCTCGCACGCGCCAACGCGGCCGCGAATGCGATTGAAGCCGAGACGATCGTCCTCGACGTCACGGCCGGTGCGGAGAGCTTCGCGGCAAGCGGCCTTTCGCCTGACAGTATCGACGTGGTCCTGATGAATCCGCCCTTCAACGATGCCGTGCGCCATCGCGGCTCGCCGGACCAGGCGCGTCACGTCGCCCATGTCGCGACGGAGGAGACTCTGCATGCCTGGGTGCATGCAGCACGGCGCATTCTCAAATCAGGTGGCGTGCTGACCTTGATCTGGCGCGCAGATGGGATAGCAGACGTGCTGACAGCGCTGTCACGCGGCTTCGGAAGCCTCGCGGTGTTGCCGGTTCATGGCGACGCGGAAAAGCCTGCGATCCGCGTGCTGGTCCGCGCCATCAAAGGCGGCAGGGCGCCGACGCGTATCCTGCCAAGCCTGATGCTCAACGAGGAGTCGCGCGTGCCTAAAAAAGAGTTACGGGAAGTTCTTTCGGGGAGGGCGGTGCTGCCGCTGGCGACAGCTTGA
- a CDS encoding DUF2007 domain-containing protein has protein sequence MRELVRTNDMVLVSAIGALLDSANIHHLVLDQNMSIIEGSLGILPRRILVHEDDASEARQLLTEAGLSHELRGDD, from the coding sequence TTGCGCGAACTGGTTCGGACCAACGACATGGTGCTGGTGTCGGCGATCGGCGCGCTGCTCGACAGCGCCAATATCCACCATCTGGTGCTGGACCAGAACATGAGCATCATCGAGGGGTCGCTCGGGATCCTGCCGCGCCGGATCCTGGTCCATGAGGACGATGCCAGCGAGGCGCGGCAGCTCCTCACCGAGGCCGGCCTGAGCCACGAATTGCGCGGCGATGACTGA